Proteins from one Triticum aestivum cultivar Chinese Spring chromosome 7A, IWGSC CS RefSeq v2.1, whole genome shotgun sequence genomic window:
- the LOC123148575 gene encoding putative cysteine proteinase inhibitor 7: MRTSLLLVAIATIVHVIVMPTTAIPGGWFKIKNIADPHIQELGKWAVLEYTQLGGNDGLRFVKVVSGDEQIVKGVNYRLVIDALRLDGSHGTYKAVLFEKDSSNPKTWKFISFTPAN; encoded by the coding sequence ATGAGAACCAGCCTCCTCCTTGTGGCCATTGCCACCATCGTCCATGTCATTGTTATGCCAACCACAGCAATCCCCGGGGGCTGGTTTAAGATCAAGAACATCGCCGACCCGCACATCCAAGAGCTTGGCAAGTGGGCAGTACTGGAGTACACCCAACTGGGGGGCAATGATGGGCTCAGGTTTgtgaaggtggtgagtggcgatgAGCAGATTGTGAAGGGTGTAAACTATCGGCTCGTCATTGACGCCTTGAGACTCGATGGCTCACACGGTACATACAAGGCAGTGTTGTTCGAGAAGGACTCGAGTAACCCAAAGACATGGAAGTTCATATCGTTCACCCCTGCAAATTGA